The nucleotide window GCACTGGGATCGAGGTACGCCGCCGCAGCCCCGGGATACAGGAGGATCAACAGACAAGCCAAGCCGCCATAACGAATAAACCACCTAATTTTCAATCCTTCCCCTCTTCATCCGTGCAGCTCCGTGCGAGCCTCACGGGATTGTTGCTCAAACGCGAAACGTTGGCCTCCGCAAAGGCATGGTCGTAAACGACATCAAACGACAATCCTTTTCCCTCCATCCAGGAATCCGTCAACCCTATAGCCTCCCGCAAGGCATAGAGGCTTCGTACTCCCTCATCTACCGTTTCGCAGCCCAGTACGTTCAGAATTTCCTCCACGGCCTGCCGCAAGAACCCTTCGCCCCGCGGATCCGTCACGCGATCTGCGGGAGCCGTTCCGTTCTGCCTGAGGACCTCCGGCAGGAACGTCGCCACGGCATGACCATGAGGCAATCCATAGCGCGCCGTAAGGCAATAGGAAAACGCGTGGGCCGCCGTGGTCTTGGCGACGTCGATGG belongs to uncultured Fretibacterium sp. and includes:
- a CDS encoding iron-containing alcohol dehydrogenase; amino-acid sequence: IDVAKTTAAHAFSYCLTARYGLPHGHAVATFLPEVLRQNGTAPADRVTDPRGEGFLRQAVEEILNVLGCETVDEGVRSLYALREAIGLTDSWMEGKGLSFDVVYDHAFAEANVSRLSNNPVRLARSCTDEEGKD